The following are from one region of the Chloroflexota bacterium genome:
- a CDS encoding helix-turn-helix transcriptional regulator, with translation MIMAVPLAIKIRAKKLGVLLRDARMAAGKTMKECAEVIGVSGHRIGTYERGENSPSLPELEGLAFYLNIPVRKFLDADALVSQQPLDPVRFQSAIAIRHRIIAARLRMARQETDRTLAELAEQLGVTSGTVRAYERGDRPIPLPDLEQLARIFSLDIDELRDQTGPAGNWSFEQETVQQFLALSSEIKAFIAKPVNTPYLELAMKLSEMSAEHMRAVAEGLLDITL, from the coding sequence GTGATTATGGCTGTTCCGTTAGCAATTAAAATACGCGCAAAGAAGCTCGGTGTTCTGCTCCGTGATGCGCGCATGGCTGCTGGAAAAACAATGAAAGAGTGCGCTGAAGTCATTGGCGTGAGCGGGCACCGCATTGGCACTTATGAGCGCGGCGAAAACTCGCCTTCCCTGCCTGAATTAGAAGGATTAGCTTTTTATCTGAATATCCCGGTTCGAAAATTTTTGGATGCAGACGCGCTTGTCAGTCAGCAACCATTGGATCCTGTCAGGTTTCAATCGGCAATTGCTATCCGCCACCGGATTATTGCCGCCAGATTGCGTATGGCGCGTCAGGAAACAGACCGAACATTGGCAGAATTGGCAGAACAATTGGGAGTGACTTCGGGAACTGTGCGCGCCTACGAGCGAGGCGATCGCCCAATTCCGCTCCCCGATTTAGAACAGCTTGCGCGGATTTTTTCTTTAGACATCGATGAATTACGCGATCAGACCGGCCCTGCAGGGAACTGGTCTTTCGAACAGGAAACAGTTCAGCAATTTTTGGCATTATCTTCTGAAATCAAAGCCTTTATTGCCAAACCGGTAAATACTCCTTATTTAGAGTTGGCTATGAAGTTAAGTGAAATGTCTGCCGAACACATGCGTGCGGTAGCCGAAGGCTTATTGGACATTACCCTATAG
- a CDS encoding CpaF family protein translates to MTSPIQNQSQPPQNVDLEKLKAFLVSNVSQTFENSPPSATERREVAMQILQNAYQRTNLKLAETLRIQLFRDVMDDLFGFGPIQPLLDDIDVSEVMVNGPRDVYIEKKGKLIKTNVVFDNDNHVLQIIDKIIMPLGRRIDADSPTVDARLPDGSRVNAVIQPVAIDGPTVTIRKFTKDKLTIAQLIEFGSISESMADFLRACVVSRLNVVISGGTGSGKTTLLNIVSSFIPSDERIVTIEDAAELQLHQDHVVRLETKPPNVEGHGSVSIRELVRNSLRMRPDRIIVGEVRGGEALDMLQAMNTGHDGSLTTLHANTPRDALSRLETMSLMAGLNMPLKVIREQIASAVDLIVQQSRLKDGSRKVTYITEVAGMEGDTIVMTDIFKFEQTGVDGEGKIIGELKPTGIRPLFGERLKAAGFNLTPQTFGVGSTDLFAESRSAPRRRR, encoded by the coding sequence ATGACATCGCCCATACAGAATCAGTCACAACCTCCACAAAATGTTGATCTGGAAAAGCTGAAAGCCTTTCTGGTTTCAAATGTCTCGCAAACGTTTGAAAATTCTCCGCCATCTGCGACAGAGCGGCGAGAAGTGGCGATGCAGATTCTCCAGAACGCCTATCAGCGCACCAATCTGAAGCTGGCCGAAACACTGCGCATTCAGCTTTTTCGCGATGTTATGGATGATTTGTTTGGCTTTGGCCCTATTCAGCCGCTGCTGGATGACATTGATGTCTCTGAGGTGATGGTGAATGGGCCACGAGATGTTTATATTGAGAAAAAGGGCAAGCTGATAAAAACGAATGTGGTATTTGATAATGATAATCACGTTCTCCAGATCATTGACAAAATTATCATGCCTCTGGGGCGCCGGATTGATGCCGATTCGCCCACGGTCGATGCGCGCCTCCCCGATGGCTCACGCGTCAATGCCGTTATACAGCCCGTTGCAATTGATGGCCCTACAGTTACGATCCGTAAATTCACGAAAGATAAATTGACGATTGCACAATTAATTGAATTTGGATCAATTTCTGAATCGATGGCCGACTTCTTGCGTGCCTGTGTCGTGAGCCGGTTAAATGTTGTCATTTCGGGGGGTACAGGTTCGGGCAAAACTACCCTGTTGAATATTGTCTCCAGTTTTATTCCTTCCGATGAACGCATTGTAACGATCGAAGACGCCGCTGAACTCCAACTTCACCAGGATCATGTTGTTCGCTTGGAAACCAAACCGCCCAATGTTGAAGGTCATGGTTCGGTTTCGATTCGCGAGCTGGTTCGAAATTCCTTGCGTATGCGTCCCGATCGGATTATTGTGGGCGAGGTACGCGGTGGTGAAGCCCTGGATATGCTCCAGGCCATGAATACCGGCCACGATGGTTCTCTGACAACACTTCATGCCAATACCCCGCGCGATGCACTTTCTCGTCTGGAAACGATGTCGTTAATGGCGGGTCTGAATATGCCGCTGAAAGTGATCCGCGAGCAAATTGCTTCGGCTGTGGATCTCATCGTGCAACAATCGCGGCTGAAAGATGGCTCCCGCAAGGTCACCTATATTACCGAAGTCGCCGGGATGGAAGGCGATACAATTGTGATGACCGATATTTTTAAATTTGAACAAACGGGCGTTGATGGCGAAGGTAAAATTATTGGCGAACTTAAACCTACCGGTATCCGTCCTTTGTTTGGCGAGCGTCTTAAAGCTGCCGGTTTTAATTTAACCCCGCAAACCTTTGGTGTTGGCTCTACAGATTTATTTGCCGAATCGCGCAGTGCCCCCCGTCGCAGGCGATAA
- a CDS encoding GAF domain-containing protein, which translates to MSLHQAQREQLEPEEYKALYEIGRVINQAENLETALREIVHLARPAFIFDNIILYIRQKDQNLIPTYARSVGRGRTIEADMEWGEKIAYEVFQNQQKIVRHEAIKPPKYQHENERLNQVYYLGLPLALQNQPYGALVFIRFGGPLYLDEQIAFAALIADLVLKLLERQYLASQVATLEAERRLDRLQEHFVATVSHELRSPLGFIKGYATSLLRQDAEWDENTRREFLTIIDEETDRLTEIIDAMLDSSRLQAGTLPMEFQAVRLAVVLNDFVQRAQTRGFRLTIETDIDPSPQMAWVDATRLVQVLDNLMTNAAKYAPNSVVTISLSWEADNGHIVIQDSGPGIPDEHLEDIFKRIYRLPMHTNRTAGSGLGLFICREIIRAHQGDIFAKSVIGEGTAFHILLPRKRNTQQQEREV; encoded by the coding sequence ATGTCTCTGCATCAGGCCCAACGCGAACAATTAGAACCGGAAGAATATAAAGCTCTTTATGAAATTGGCCGCGTCATTAACCAGGCGGAAAATTTAGAGACAGCTTTGCGAGAAATTGTCCACCTGGCCCGACCGGCCTTTATTTTTGATAATATTATTCTCTATATTCGGCAAAAAGACCAAAACTTGATCCCAACGTATGCTCGTTCGGTTGGGCGCGGGCGCACGATTGAGGCGGATATGGAATGGGGGGAAAAAATAGCTTATGAAGTTTTCCAGAACCAGCAGAAGATTGTTCGGCACGAAGCTATCAAACCGCCCAAATACCAACATGAGAATGAACGCTTAAATCAGGTATATTACTTAGGACTGCCCCTCGCTCTACAGAATCAACCCTATGGTGCGCTTGTATTTATCCGCTTTGGCGGCCCGCTTTATCTGGATGAGCAAATTGCTTTTGCTGCGTTGATCGCTGATTTGGTGTTAAAACTTCTGGAGCGGCAATATCTTGCTAGCCAGGTAGCCACTCTGGAGGCGGAACGCCGGCTCGATCGGCTGCAGGAACACTTTGTTGCCACAGTCTCACACGAACTACGCTCTCCCTTGGGCTTTATTAAAGGCTATGCTACGTCTTTGCTGCGCCAGGATGCCGAATGGGATGAAAATACTCGCCGGGAATTTTTGACGATTATTGATGAAGAAACGGATCGCCTGACTGAAATTATCGATGCTATGCTCGATTCATCGCGTTTGCAGGCAGGCACTTTGCCAATGGAGTTTCAGGCAGTGCGTTTAGCGGTTGTATTGAACGATTTCGTGCAGCGTGCGCAGACACGCGGCTTTCGGTTAACGATTGAAACGGATATTGACCCTTCCCCGCAAATGGCGTGGGTAGATGCTACCCGTTTGGTTCAAGTATTGGATAATTTAATGACGAATGCTGCAAAGTATGCTCCCAATTCGGTCGTAACAATATCTTTATCCTGGGAAGCAGACAATGGGCATATTGTGATCCAAGATTCGGGGCCAGGTATTCCCGATGAACATCTCGAAGATATATTTAAACGAATCTACAGACTGCCTATGCATACGAATCGCACGGCTGGCTCTGGTTTGGGCCTGTTTATCTGCCGTGAAATTATTCGTGCGCATCAGGGAGATATTTTTGCAAAATCTGTGATTGGCGAGGGTACAGCCTTTCATATCTTATTGCCTCGGAAGCGAAATACCCAACAGCAGGAGAGAGAAGTATGA
- a CDS encoding response regulator transcription factor produces MSALILVVDDEPRYVRLMEANLVSAGYTVLTANNGQDAIGIVDEQRPNLVLLDVMMPDLDGLQACERIRKFSNVPIIMVTARGDERDRVRGLDVGADDYIVKPYSVTELLARVRAVLRRAQFSDSAYSQSVFTFGQLRVDFARAEVFLGDTEILLSATEYRLLLQFVHHQGQILSSETLLENVWGEAYRDDKEVLWVSISRLRQKLEDDPKKPLYIVTRQGLGYTMPYPE; encoded by the coding sequence ATGAGCGCGCTAATTCTAGTAGTTGACGACGAGCCTCGTTATGTGCGTTTGATGGAAGCCAATTTGGTCAGCGCGGGATACACAGTGTTGACTGCCAATAACGGGCAGGATGCTATCGGCATTGTGGATGAGCAGCGCCCGAACCTGGTGCTGCTCGATGTGATGATGCCTGACCTGGATGGGCTGCAGGCTTGTGAGCGAATTCGGAAATTTTCGAATGTGCCAATTATCATGGTAACCGCCCGTGGTGATGAGCGAGATCGGGTGCGCGGCCTGGATGTGGGAGCGGATGATTATATCGTCAAGCCGTATTCCGTCACCGAACTTTTGGCGCGCGTGCGCGCTGTTTTACGCCGCGCTCAATTCTCAGATAGCGCATATTCACAATCCGTCTTTACCTTTGGGCAGTTGCGGGTTGATTTTGCACGTGCTGAAGTTTTTTTAGGCGATACAGAGATTCTTCTCTCTGCAACAGAATATCGCCTGTTGTTGCAATTCGTCCATCATCAAGGGCAAATTCTGTCATCTGAAACGTTACTTGAAAACGTTTGGGGTGAGGCTTATCGCGATGATAAAGAAGTCCTCTGGGTGAGCATTTCACGCTTGCGCCAAAAGCTTGAAGATGATCCCAAGAAACCATTGTATATTGTGACCCGTCAAGGTTTGGGGTACACTATGCCGTACCCAGAATAA